The segment CCTCGGCCTCGAAGGCTCCGCCACATTCTCCGTATATACAGCCGGCTCCGCGCCCGGTTCGAACGCGTTGAACAACAATGTGAACTATACCCTCGGGCCTTTTGCCACGGGCAACATCTCCCGCTATGTGGATTGGATGGCCGGCGTCGGCTGGCAAATCACCGACTTCAACGAGAGCAACAACCCTCTCAATACGGGCAATTACAGCAATCCTTATTACTACCTCAACCTCGACCACACGCTGAACAAATTCTTCAGCCATCGCGTCACGACCGGCCTCGAGGCTATTCCCAGTGTGGAGTCGAACTACGCCCAGCTCTTCTTCGTGCGCTACAGCTTCAACTGGCTGCTCTTCAAGGACTGGTCGCTCGGCGGGGCCGCCTTCTACGAAGATGGCGTGGAGTCGCCCGGCCCGAACTCAGAGGACTTCAACCGCGTGGGGGGAACGCTTTCCCTCAGCTACCAGCTCACCAAACACTGGGTTTTCAACATTTACTACGGCGTGATCGCCAAAGGTTCCACAGTTTCATTTGACGGATACAATCAACAGCGCTTTGGTCTCAATGCGACCTACCATTTTTAATCCATGCACAAAAAGCGCATTCGCGTCGGCTTCGGCTGGCGCCTTGTTCTCGCCGCCGCGGCGCTGACCCTGCCTGCCGCGGGCGTTTTCGCGCAGCAAAACGTAACCCCGCAATTCGCCCCGAGTGCGCCGGTCGGCACGCCGCCGCCGCCAATGCCCGAGACGCCTCCTGCCCGCGCTGGAATGGCTGCCGTCTCGGCCACCGTATCCATGGATGTCCTCGACTCCGGGCGTCCGCTCTCGCGTGGCGACGTGGTCAACTTCCGCATTGTCGAGGACCGGGATCCCGCCGTGAGTCTGCAGGTCACCGATTCGGGCGATATCGAGGTTCCTTACATCGGCCGCGTGCGCGCCGCCGGCAAGACGCCCCGCGCGCTTGCCTACGAGGTGAAGAGTCTCCTCGAGCGCGACTATTATCACAATGCCACGGTGATCATCGGTCTCGACATGGAAGGTCAGCGTTCGCCAGGGCGCATTTACGTCACCGGCGCTGTCAACGGCGCCGGTCCTCAAGACATCCCTCCCAACGAGCGCTTCACCGTCAGTAAAGCAATTCTTCGGGCTGGCGGGTTTGCAGATTTTTCCAATCAGCGCAAAGTGAAACTGACGCGCACAAGGCCCGACGGGTTCACGGAAACCATGATCGTTGATGTGAAGCAGATCATCGACAAAGGTCGTCCCGAACTTGATGTCGAGGTTCAGCCCAACGATCTCATCGTCGTGCCCGAGCGCATGATCAATTTTTAGCGTCATGCCCGCCACCTACTCCGATATCACCACGCCGGCAGGCGCGCAGCAGCACGAGCGCGCCGAAATCCTGCAGCTCACATTCCAGCGCTACAAATACATGCTGCAAAACTGGTGGTGGATCCCGCTCCTCACCACCGCCATCGGCCTCGGCCTGCAGGCATGGATGGTGCTCAGCGCGCCCCCGCAATACCAGTCCAACGGACGTCTCATGGTGTCCGGCAAAATCGCCTTGCCCGAAGGCGCCGTTTACAACGAGGAGGCAGCCAACTTTTTCGGCACGCAACTGGAATTGCTGCAGAGCAGCGAAGTCGCCCGCCGCGCCGATGCCCGCGTGATGGCGCTCAATCCGAACTTGGAAAAAGTCCCGGTCAAACTCTTCGCCAGCATTTTGCCGAAGACCTCGATTTTCGCCGTCTCGGCGCAAGGACTGCAGCCCCAGCAGACCAAAGCCTACCTCGACGCGGTGATGGACGAATACATCGCTTACCGCAAATCAATGCGCTCGGACAAATCAGACGTCACATTGAGCGCCATCACCGACCAAGTCGTGGATTTGGAGAAAAATTTGCGCAAAGCCGAGGACGAGCTGCTCAACTGGCAGAAGGAAAACAACGTCGTTTTTCTCCAGGAGGAAGGCAACAGCGCAGGAACATACCTCGCGCAACTCAACCGGCAACTTGCCAATCTCAACACCGAATATCAGCTGCTCGAGACGCTCTCGCTCGAACAAAACCTCGAGCGCCAGAACAGGGTGGAAGCCATGGCCAAAAACGAGCCCGAGAGCATGAACTCGATCATGCGCGGATTCGGACCGGCGGCCGACTACCTCAAGGCCCGCCAGGAACTCCAGCTTCTGCGCGCGCAACTTGTCGAAATGGGGGTCAATTTGAAGCCCCGCCACCCGAAAATGGCGGAGCTGAGCCAGCGCATAGCCATGCAAGAACGGCTCATGGAAATTTTCCAGGGACAAACCAAAGAGCAATTTGCTTCGCAGATGGACTCTCTCCGCGTTCAGATCAAAAACATCCAGGCATCGGTCAAAGAGTGGGAGGTCAAGGCCCTCGATCTCAGCCGCCGTCTTGGCGAATACGAGCGCCTCAAGAGCAAGGTCGAGCGACTCAAGGGCCTTTACGAGAAGCTGCTTGCCAGCGTTCAGAGTGTCGATGTGAACCGCAACATCGACCAGGACGTCGTGATGGTGATGGAATACGGCACGCCGCCATCGGTCGTGCGACCCGATCTCGGCCGCGCCTTGCTCATGGGCGGTCTGGGAGGCTTTGCGGTGGGACTCGGCATTCTTCTGCTCATCGGGAAGCTCGACGACCGCTACATTTCCGTCTCGGAACTCGAGGCCCACTCCGAGCTTGATGTCGTCGGCCTTATCCCGCGACTCAAAGCCTCGGAAATGCAAGTGCTCGAGACCAACGACAAGCGCCACATTCTCGTCGAGTCGTTCCGCAACATCCGGTCCAGTATCCTTTTCATGCCGGCGGGCGACTACAACCCGAAGAGTTTTCTCGTCAGCAGCGCCATCCCGGGCGAGGGGAAATCCACGCTGGCGATGGATCTTGCCGTCACTATGGCGCTCGCAGGGTCGAAGACATTGCTGGTCGATGCGGACCTTCGTCGAGGCCGCCTCAATCGCCACTTTGCCGTGCAGAGCGAGCCGGGTTTGGCCGAGATACTCAAGGAGCAATCGACTTACGAAAAGGCTGTCGTGTCCACTCAGATCCCGAATCTCTCCTTCATCCCGCGTGGAAAGGCCCTCGCGGCGGGAACCGAACCCGTGCCCAGCGCAAACTTCTCCAAGCTCGTGTCGCAACTCCACGACCGCTACGACTACATCATCATCGACAGCTGTCCGGTTCTGGCAGCCGACGACTCCAGTGCCATGGCGCCTCTGGTTGATGCCGTCTTTTTTGTGGTCCGCGCACGCTTCACCTCCGCGCGACTGTTCATCCGCTCCCTCAAGCTCCTGGCCGTGCGCGGTGTCAATGTCCGCGGCCTGATCTACAACTGCGCCGAGATGGGAAGCTCCGACTACCCGTATTACCAATACAAGGAATACCATCGCACTACCACCGCACCGACGGTGGCAAAAACTTGATCCGCAGGCCGCGCCGCGTAGTATCAAATTTTCGACAACGGCTAGGTAGCTCAGTTGGCAGAGCAGAGGACTGAAAATCCTCGTGTCGGGGGTTCGATTCCCTCCCTAGCCACCTC is part of the Chthoniobacterales bacterium genome and harbors:
- a CDS encoding polysaccharide biosynthesis tyrosine autokinase — translated: MPATYSDITTPAGAQQHERAEILQLTFQRYKYMLQNWWWIPLLTTAIGLGLQAWMVLSAPPQYQSNGRLMVSGKIALPEGAVYNEEAANFFGTQLELLQSSEVARRADARVMALNPNLEKVPVKLFASILPKTSIFAVSAQGLQPQQTKAYLDAVMDEYIAYRKSMRSDKSDVTLSAITDQVVDLEKNLRKAEDELLNWQKENNVVFLQEEGNSAGTYLAQLNRQLANLNTEYQLLETLSLEQNLERQNRVEAMAKNEPESMNSIMRGFGPAADYLKARQELQLLRAQLVEMGVNLKPRHPKMAELSQRIAMQERLMEIFQGQTKEQFASQMDSLRVQIKNIQASVKEWEVKALDLSRRLGEYERLKSKVERLKGLYEKLLASVQSVDVNRNIDQDVVMVMEYGTPPSVVRPDLGRALLMGGLGGFAVGLGILLLIGKLDDRYISVSELEAHSELDVVGLIPRLKASEMQVLETNDKRHILVESFRNIRSSILFMPAGDYNPKSFLVSSAIPGEGKSTLAMDLAVTMALAGSKTLLVDADLRRGRLNRHFAVQSEPGLAEILKEQSTYEKAVVSTQIPNLSFIPRGKALAAGTEPVPSANFSKLVSQLHDRYDYIIIDSCPVLAADDSSAMAPLVDAVFFVVRARFTSARLFIRSLKLLAVRGVNVRGLIYNCAEMGSSDYPYYQYKEYHRTTTAPTVAKT